The following proteins come from a genomic window of Amaranthus tricolor cultivar Red isolate AtriRed21 chromosome 14, ASM2621246v1, whole genome shotgun sequence:
- the LOC130799848 gene encoding ABC transporter G family member 14-like gives MPLNYIEPYPQNHTYINNTNTTLQDFPNMLEPNRAICLKFQEVVYKIKLEGKKCKEKTILNGVSGIVRPGEILAMLGPSGSGKTTLLSALGGRLGGKLLSGKITYNSKPFSGSVKRRTGFVPQDDILYPHLTVFETLLFTALLRLPSTLAHEIKVSQVERVIAELGLIRVRNSIIGGPLVRGISGGEKKRVSIGQEMLINPSLMLLDEPTSGLDSTTALRIMTTLKSVAETGRTVVTTIHQPSSRLYHMFNKVVLLSEGRPIYYGAGSSALEYFSSIGFSTSLTINPADLLLDLASGIGPESKHAMEQGDNMEQEKKQVKEALICAYEKNISISLKSELCNPETCDFNKDASITPSREREGEWCTSWWHQFKVLLQRGMKERRFEAFNRLRIFQVLSVATLGGLLWWHTPESHIQDRVALIFFFSVFWGFYPLYNAVFTFPQERRMLIKERTSGMYKLSSYFLARTIGDLPLELALPTAFVFIIYWMGGLKPNPITFILSLIVVLYNVLVAQSLGLAIGAILMDIKPATTLASVTTLVFLIAGGYYVQQIPPFIVWLKYLSYSYYCYKLLLGVQYQENDTYPCLKMGKWEWCKVVDVPAVRSMGLNNLWIDVCVLGLMLVGYRIMAYLALQRLRIR, from the exons ATGCCCCTCAATTACATAGAACCCTACCCTCAAAATCACACCTatattaataatacaaatacTACCCTCCAAGATTTCCCCAATATGTTGGAGCCTAATCGCGCCATTTGCTTAAAG ttTCAAGAGGTGGTATATAAGATAAAATTGGAAGGTAAAAAATGCAAGGAAAAGACAATCCTTAATGGCGTTAGTGGGATAGTACGTCCAGGTGAAATCCTAGCCATGCTAGGTCCCTCGGGAAGTGGTAAAACCACTTTACTTAGTGCACTTGGAGGAAGACTTGGTGGAAAATTACTGAGCGGTAAAATCACATATAATAGTAAACCCTTTTCCGGTTCGGTAAAACGACGGACAGGATTCGTTCCACAGGATGATATCCTATACCCTCACCTCACCGTATTCGAAACCCTTTTATTTACTGCTCTTTTACGGCTACCAAGCACCCTGGCTCATGAAATTAAAGTGAGCCAGGTAGAACGTGTGATAGCCGAATTGGGCCTAATTAGAGTTCGAAATAGTATTATCGGGGGCCCACTAGTGAGGGGTATCTCGGGAGGCGAGAAAAAAAGGGTTAGTATAGGTCAAGAAATGTTAATTAACCCAAGTTTGATGTTGTTAGATGAACCCACATCGGGGCTCGATTCTACGACCGCGTTAAGGATAATGACCACACTTAAAAGCGTAGCAGAAACTGGTCGAACTGTGGTTACTACAATTCATCAACCGTCGAGTCGGCTTTATCATATGTTTAATAAGGTGGTTCTTTTATCTGAAGGTAGACCTATTTATTATGGGGCTGGATCTTCTGCTCTTGAGTATTTTTCATCTATTGGATTTTCCACTTCCTTGACGATTAACCCGGCTGATCTCCTACTTGACCTTGCAAGTG GAATTGGACCCGAGTCAAAACATGCAATGGAGCAAGGTGACAACATGGAGCAAGAAAAGAAACAAGTTAAAGAAGCTCTTATTTGTGCTTATGAGAAGAATATCTCTATATCATTGAAGTCTGAACTTTGCAATCCGGAAACTTGTGATTTCAACAAAGATGCTTCTATCACTCCAA gtagagaaagagaaggagaatgGTGCACAAGTTGGTGGCATCAGTTCAAAGTATTACTACAAAGAGGGATGAAAGAAAGGAGATTTGAAGCATTTAATAGGCTTAGAATTTTCCAGGTCTTAAGTGTTGCCACCCTTGGTGGGCTCCTTTGGTGGCACACCCCAGAATCCCACATTCAAGACAGG GTGGCGTTAATATTCTTCTTTTCAGTATTTTGGGGGTTCTACCCCTTATACAATGCAGTTTTCACATTCCCACAAGAAAGAAGAATGCTAATAAAGGAAAGAACATCAGGAATGTACAAACTATCCTCATATTTCTTAGCAAGAACAATAGGAGACTTACCCTTAGAATTAGCCCTACCAACTGCCTTTGTATTCATAATATATTGGATGGGTGGCCTAAAACCCAACCCTATAACCTTCATACTATCCCTTATTGTTGTCCTGTACAATGTTCTAGTAGCCCAAAGCCTAGGGCTTGCCATAGGGGCCATACTCATGGACATAAAACCAGCCACTACCTTAGCATCAGTTACAACCCTAGTATTCCTTATTGCAGGGGGATACTATGTTCAACAAATACCTCCTTTTATAGTATGGCTTAAGTATTTAAGTTatagttattattgttataagttACTTTTAGGGGTACAATACCAAGAAAATGATACATACCCTTGTTTGAAGATGGGAAAATGGGAATGGTGCAAAGTTGTTGATGTTCCTGCGGTTAGATCAATGGGACTTAATAATTTGTGGATTGATGTTTGTGTTTTAGGGTTAATGCTTGTGGGTTATAGAATTATGGCTTATTTAGCACTTCAAAGACTGAGGAttagataa